A genomic region of Raphanus sativus cultivar WK10039 chromosome 6, ASM80110v3, whole genome shotgun sequence contains the following coding sequences:
- the LOC108812138 gene encoding uncharacterized protein LOC108812138 isoform X1, producing the protein MCILCVIQKWSRQVATMLPWFVIPLIGLWALSQLLPPAFRFEITSPRLACVFVLLVTLFWYEVLMPQLSTWRVRRNARLRERARLEAIQLQKLKKNATRRCRNCSTPYRDQNPGGGRFMCSYCGHVSKRPVLDIPGLEISGSGVFKELVGRGGKILVGKGWGEQGCLHRQEWSESSTLSTFDGDENCLVEKSYPGGVGFACRLLSSLFMSIRWLWRKIFRFSSVDDSSLGPEERRLLAKQGENGNSYHESRVEKARRKAEEKRQARLEKELSEEEERKQREEVARLVEERRKLRDEKTEAERCSKVLLAAKEKIIKEAEKKRQERRKERDKASSKSSSDGEEHNKRTGKETDQKRNVDKSDHLEHDRHAHDRTSTMERRHEHGVENNATSNGTKSGGRYFDRVKGTFLSSSKAFSDSRLFGRGVTTSATTAKENKPIGSADNSHTSAHTNSHTNVTHAVVSEPKPTREPRKAWHQLFTRSTSVPVSSNVSTISRSSTKPEEAAQSSQICSPVSAIRTFDNPISFGLPSPFTIPVYSSGSITSSSGFSPPTEIVLPQPGEDEHFEDPCYVPDPISLLGPVSESLDLRAGYETGIGLVKHRAMKNTPTREISKPSPIESPLSKSRAADEKQANDGSWQMWKSPLGQNGLGLVGGSANWIIPSETTRSSEESHHIASSLFAKEDAYSHRDSPESDHQNGVFSPITNNHDPWSQNMFFPALSGTESPFSCSIPTESILLNNRSPTGSSAQDNPFQHPSPNHWLKKVKGSGDGAGKQFVAAGDVENHQDVESFW; encoded by the exons ATGTGTATACTGTGCGTTATTCAAAAGTGGTCTCGTCAGGTTGCAACGATGTTGCCTTGGTTTGTTATACCTTTGATTGGACTATGGGCTCTCTCTCAGCTTCTTCCACCTGCTTTTCGCTTCGAGATTACTTCTCCCAGGCTCGCTTGTGTGTTTGTGCTACTGGTTACTCTCTTCTGGTACGAGGTTTTGATGCCTCAGCTTTCCACGTGGCGTGTGAGGAGAAACGCTAGGCTTAGGGAGAGAGCGAGATTAGAAGCTATTCAACTGCAGAAGCTGAAGAAAAATGCGACTAGGCGTTGTCGTAACTGCTCTACGCCTTATAGGGACCAGAATCCAGGTGGTGGGAGGTTCATGTGCTCGTATTGTGGGCATGTATCAAAAAGGCCTGTTTTAGATATCCCCGGATTAGAGATTTCTGGCTCAGGGGTTTTTAAGGAACTCGTTGGAAGAGGTGGGAAGATTTTAGTTGGGAAAGGATGGGGTGAGCAGGGGTGTTTGCACAGGCAAGAGTGGTCTGAGAGCAGCACCTTGAGTACATTTGATGGAGATGAGAATTGTTTGGTGGAGAAATCTTATCCTGGTGGTGTTGGTTTTGCTTGCAGGTTGCTGTCTTCTCTTTTCATGAGCATTCGGTGGCTTTGGAGAAAGATTTTTAGGTTTAGCTCAGTTGATGATTCGTCACTTGGACCTGAGGAGAGACGGTTGCTAGCTAAACAGGGTGAGAACGGGAACAGCTATCATGAGAGTAGGGTAGAAAAGGCACGTAGAAAAGCTGAGGAGAAACGACAGGCTAGACTGGAGAAGGAGCTttcagaggaggaagagagaaaacaaagagaGGAAGTCGCAAGACTAGTGGAAGAACGAAGAAAGCTGAGAGATGAGAAAACTGAGGCCGAGAGATGCAGCAAAGTATTACTCGCTGCCAAGGAGAAAATCATCAAAGAGGCGGAAAAGAAGCGTCAGGAGAGAAGGAAAGAGAGGGATAAAGCCTCAAGTAAGAGCAGTTCTGATGGTGAAGAGCATAACAAGAGAACAGGAAAGGAAACCGATCAGAAGCGCAATGTTGATAAGAGTGATCATCTGGAACATGATAGGCATGCACATGATAGGACCTCCACCATGGAAAGGAGACATGAGCATGGTGTAGAGAATAATGCTACTAGTAACGGTACAAAATCTGGCGGTAGGTACTTTGATCGAGTAAAGGGTACATTTTTATCTTCTTCGAAGGCTTTCAGTGATAGCCGTTTATTTGGGAGAGGCGTTACTACGTCTGCTACTActgcaaaagaaaacaaacccATCGGTTCTGCAGATAATTCTCATACCTCTGCTCATACTAATTCTCATACGAATGTTACTCACGCA GTTGTTTCTGAGCCAAAGCCGACAAGAGAACCTAGAAAAGCATGGCACCAACTGTTTACCCGTTCAACCTCTGTTCCTGTTTCCTCAAATGTTAGTACTATAAGTAGATCTAGTACAAAGCCCGAGGAAGCTGCTCAGAGCTCACAGATTTGCAGTCCAGTTTCCGCAATACGAACCTTTGACAATCCCATTAGTTTTGGCCTCCCATCGCCATTCACCATACCGGTGTACTCTAGTGGATCCATTACCAGTAGTTCAGGTTTCTCACCTCCAACAGAGATTGTTTTACCTCAACCTGGTGAAGACGAACATTTTGAAGATCCGTGTTATGTTCCGGATCCGATATCTCTACTGGGACCTGTTTCAGAATCACTTGATTTAAGGGCTGGGTATGAAACTGGCATAGGATTGGTAAAACACCGTGCAATGAAGAATACACCTACTCGTGAAATCAGCAAGCCATCCCCAATCGAATCTCCTTTGTCCAAATCACGGGCTGCTGATGAAAAACAAGCTAATGACGGAAGCTGGCAAATGTGGAAGAGCCCCCTTGGCCAAAACGGTCTTGGTTTAGTTGGTGGGTCAGCAAACTGGATTATACCTTCAGAGACAACTAGATCTAGCGAGGAAAGTCATCATATAGCATCGTCATTATTTGCAAAAGAGGATGCTTATTCACATAGGGACAGTCCTGAAAGTGATCACCAAAACGGCGTATTCAGCCCCATTACGAACAACCATGATCCTTGGTCACAGAATATGTTCTTCCCTGCGTTATCTGGCACAGAGAGTCCTTTTTCTTGTAGCATACCAACAGAAAGCATTCTCTTGAACAACAGGAGTCCAACTGGATCATCAGCTCAAGACAATCCATTTCAACACCCTTCTCCGAATCACTGGCTCAA GAAGGTGAAGGGCTCAGGGGATGGGGCAGGGAAGCAGTTTGTGGCGGCAGGTGATGTTGAGAACCACCAAGATGTAGAATCGTTTTGGTAG
- the LOC108812138 gene encoding stress response protein nst1 isoform X2, with protein MCILCVIQKWSRQVATMLPWFVIPLIGLWALSQLLPPAFRFEITSPRLACVFVLLVTLFWYEVLMPQLSTWRVRRNARLRERARLEAIQLQKLKKNATRRCRNCSTPYRDQNPGGGRFMCSYCGHVSKRPVLDIPGLEISGSGVFKELVGRGGKILVGKGWGEQGCLHRLLSSLFMSIRWLWRKIFRFSSVDDSSLGPEERRLLAKQGENGNSYHESRVEKARRKAEEKRQARLEKELSEEEERKQREEVARLVEERRKLRDEKTEAERCSKVLLAAKEKIIKEAEKKRQERRKERDKASSKSSSDGEEHNKRTGKETDQKRNVDKSDHLEHDRHAHDRTSTMERRHEHGVENNATSNGTKSGGRYFDRVKGTFLSSSKAFSDSRLFGRGVTTSATTAKENKPIGSADNSHTSAHTNSHTNVTHAVVSEPKPTREPRKAWHQLFTRSTSVPVSSNVSTISRSSTKPEEAAQSSQICSPVSAIRTFDNPISFGLPSPFTIPVYSSGSITSSSGFSPPTEIVLPQPGEDEHFEDPCYVPDPISLLGPVSESLDLRAGYETGIGLVKHRAMKNTPTREISKPSPIESPLSKSRAADEKQANDGSWQMWKSPLGQNGLGLVGGSANWIIPSETTRSSEESHHIASSLFAKEDAYSHRDSPESDHQNGVFSPITNNHDPWSQNMFFPALSGTESPFSCSIPTESILLNNRSPTGSSAQDNPFQHPSPNHWLKKVKGSGDGAGKQFVAAGDVENHQDVESFW; from the exons ATGTGTATACTGTGCGTTATTCAAAAGTGGTCTCGTCAGGTTGCAACGATGTTGCCTTGGTTTGTTATACCTTTGATTGGACTATGGGCTCTCTCTCAGCTTCTTCCACCTGCTTTTCGCTTCGAGATTACTTCTCCCAGGCTCGCTTGTGTGTTTGTGCTACTGGTTACTCTCTTCTGGTACGAGGTTTTGATGCCTCAGCTTTCCACGTGGCGTGTGAGGAGAAACGCTAGGCTTAGGGAGAGAGCGAGATTAGAAGCTATTCAACTGCAGAAGCTGAAGAAAAATGCGACTAGGCGTTGTCGTAACTGCTCTACGCCTTATAGGGACCAGAATCCAGGTGGTGGGAGGTTCATGTGCTCGTATTGTGGGCATGTATCAAAAAGGCCTGTTTTAGATATCCCCGGATTAGAGATTTCTGGCTCAGGGGTTTTTAAGGAACTCGTTGGAAGAGGTGGGAAGATTTTAGTTGGGAAAGGATGGGGTGAGCAGGGGTGTTTGCACAG GTTGCTGTCTTCTCTTTTCATGAGCATTCGGTGGCTTTGGAGAAAGATTTTTAGGTTTAGCTCAGTTGATGATTCGTCACTTGGACCTGAGGAGAGACGGTTGCTAGCTAAACAGGGTGAGAACGGGAACAGCTATCATGAGAGTAGGGTAGAAAAGGCACGTAGAAAAGCTGAGGAGAAACGACAGGCTAGACTGGAGAAGGAGCTttcagaggaggaagagagaaaacaaagagaGGAAGTCGCAAGACTAGTGGAAGAACGAAGAAAGCTGAGAGATGAGAAAACTGAGGCCGAGAGATGCAGCAAAGTATTACTCGCTGCCAAGGAGAAAATCATCAAAGAGGCGGAAAAGAAGCGTCAGGAGAGAAGGAAAGAGAGGGATAAAGCCTCAAGTAAGAGCAGTTCTGATGGTGAAGAGCATAACAAGAGAACAGGAAAGGAAACCGATCAGAAGCGCAATGTTGATAAGAGTGATCATCTGGAACATGATAGGCATGCACATGATAGGACCTCCACCATGGAAAGGAGACATGAGCATGGTGTAGAGAATAATGCTACTAGTAACGGTACAAAATCTGGCGGTAGGTACTTTGATCGAGTAAAGGGTACATTTTTATCTTCTTCGAAGGCTTTCAGTGATAGCCGTTTATTTGGGAGAGGCGTTACTACGTCTGCTACTActgcaaaagaaaacaaacccATCGGTTCTGCAGATAATTCTCATACCTCTGCTCATACTAATTCTCATACGAATGTTACTCACGCA GTTGTTTCTGAGCCAAAGCCGACAAGAGAACCTAGAAAAGCATGGCACCAACTGTTTACCCGTTCAACCTCTGTTCCTGTTTCCTCAAATGTTAGTACTATAAGTAGATCTAGTACAAAGCCCGAGGAAGCTGCTCAGAGCTCACAGATTTGCAGTCCAGTTTCCGCAATACGAACCTTTGACAATCCCATTAGTTTTGGCCTCCCATCGCCATTCACCATACCGGTGTACTCTAGTGGATCCATTACCAGTAGTTCAGGTTTCTCACCTCCAACAGAGATTGTTTTACCTCAACCTGGTGAAGACGAACATTTTGAAGATCCGTGTTATGTTCCGGATCCGATATCTCTACTGGGACCTGTTTCAGAATCACTTGATTTAAGGGCTGGGTATGAAACTGGCATAGGATTGGTAAAACACCGTGCAATGAAGAATACACCTACTCGTGAAATCAGCAAGCCATCCCCAATCGAATCTCCTTTGTCCAAATCACGGGCTGCTGATGAAAAACAAGCTAATGACGGAAGCTGGCAAATGTGGAAGAGCCCCCTTGGCCAAAACGGTCTTGGTTTAGTTGGTGGGTCAGCAAACTGGATTATACCTTCAGAGACAACTAGATCTAGCGAGGAAAGTCATCATATAGCATCGTCATTATTTGCAAAAGAGGATGCTTATTCACATAGGGACAGTCCTGAAAGTGATCACCAAAACGGCGTATTCAGCCCCATTACGAACAACCATGATCCTTGGTCACAGAATATGTTCTTCCCTGCGTTATCTGGCACAGAGAGTCCTTTTTCTTGTAGCATACCAACAGAAAGCATTCTCTTGAACAACAGGAGTCCAACTGGATCATCAGCTCAAGACAATCCATTTCAACACCCTTCTCCGAATCACTGGCTCAA GAAGGTGAAGGGCTCAGGGGATGGGGCAGGGAAGCAGTTTGTGGCGGCAGGTGATGTTGAGAACCACCAAGATGTAGAATCGTTTTGGTAG
- the LOC108812137 gene encoding uncharacterized protein LOC108812137, translated as MCILCVIQKWSRQVATMLPWFVIPLIGLWALSQLLPPAFRFEITSPRLACVFVLLVTLFWYEVLMPQLSTWRVRRNARLRERARLEAIELQKLKKNATRRCRNCSTPYRDQNPGGGRFMCSYCGHVSKRPVLDMPGLEISGSGILKELVGRGGKMLNGKGWSEHGCLLRQEWSESSTLSNRSKYWRTNGGDTFDGDENCLVENSYSGGVVFACRLLTSLFMSIRWLWRKIFRFSSVDDSSLDPEQRRLLAKQGENGSSYHESRIEKARRKAEEKRQARLEKELSEEEERKQREEVARLVEERRKLRDEAEKCKVVLAAKEKIIKEAEKKRQERRKERDKASSKCSSDGKEHDKKTGKETVQKRNLDKNDHLEHDRGSNMERGYGHGVENNTTSNDTKSGGRYFDRMKGTLLSSSKAFSDSRLFGRGVSTSATISKENKPIGSADNSHTSAHTNPPELVAVKSFLNEVETNANRAVVTEPKPTREPRKAWHQLFARSTSVPASSIDSTISRPSTKPQEASQTSHVSSQVSSTRTFDNPISFGLPSPFAIPECSSGPITSSLGFSPPTEIAFTQPGEDEHFEDPCYVPDPISLLGPVSKSLDLRGGYETGIGLVKHRAMKNSPACEISKPSPIESPLSKSRAADEKQANDGSWQMWKSPLGQTGLGLVGGSANWIIPSETTRANEESGMHHVPQHITSSLFAKEDAYSHRDSPESDHQNSVFSPITGGPSNHDPWSQNMFFPALSGTESPFSYSIQTESILLNNAAEYRSPTGSAQNNPFEHPSPNHWLKKVKGSGDGTGK; from the exons ATGTGTATATTGTGCGTTATTCAGAAGTGGTCTCGTCAGGTTGCAACGATGCTGCCTTGGTTTGTTATACCTTTGATCGGACTATGGGCTCTCTCTCAGCTTCTTCCACCTGCTTTTCGTTTCGAGATTACTTCTCCCAGGCTTGCTTGTGTGTTTGTGCTACTGGTTACTCTCTTCTGGTACGAGGTTTTGATGCCTCAGCTTTCCACTTGGCGTGTGAGGAGAAATGCTAGGCTTAGGGAGAGAGCGAGATTAGAAGCTATTGAACTACAAAAGCTAAAGAAAAATGCGACTAGGCGTTGTCGTAATTGCTCTACGCCTTATAGGGACCAGAATCCAGGTGGTGGGAGATTCATGTGTTCGTATTGTGGGCATGTATCAAAAAGGCCTGTTTTAGATATGCCCGGATTAGAGATTTCTGGCTCAGGGATTTTGAAGGAACTTGTTGGAAGAGGTGGGAAGATGTTGAATGGGAAAGGATGGAGTGAGCACGGATGTTTGCTCAGGCAAGAGTGGTCGGAGAGCAGCACGTTGAGTAACAGGTCAAAGTATTGGCGGACTAATGGTGGTGATACATTTGATGGAGATGAAAATTGTTTGGTGGAGAATTCGTATTCTGGTGGTGTTGTTTTTGCTTGCAGATTGCTGACTTCTCTTTTTATGAGCATTAGGTGGCTTTGGAGAAAGATTTTTAGGTTTAGCTCAGTTGATGATTCGTCACTTGACCCTGAGCAGAGACGGTTACTGGCTAAACAGGGTGAGAATGGGTCCAGCTATCATGAGAGTAGGATAGAAAAGGCACGTAGAAAAGCGGAGGAGAAAAGACAAGCTAGACTGGAGAAGGAGCTttcagaggaggaagagagaaaacaaagagaagaaGTCGCAAGACTAGTGGAAGAACGGAGAAAGCTGAGAGATGAGGCCGAGAAATGCAAAGTAGTACTGGCCGCCAAGGAGAAAATCATCAAAGAGGCGGAAAAGAAGCGTCAGGAGAGAAGGAAAGAGAGGGATAAAGCCTCAAGTAAGTGCAGTTCTGATGGTAAAGAGCATGACAAGAAAACAGGAAAGGAAACCGTGCAGAAGCGCAATCTTGATAAGAACGATCATCTGGAACATGATAGGGGCTCCAACATGGAAAGGGGATATGGACATGGTGTAGAGAATAATACCACTAGTAACGATACAAAATCTGGCGGTAGGTACTTTGATCGAATGAAGGGTACACTCTTATCTTCTTCTAAAGCTTTCAGTGATAGCCGTTTATTTGGGAGAGGCGTTAGTACGTCTGCTActatttcaaaagaaaacaaaccaaTCGGTTCTGCAGATAATTCTCATACCTCTGCTCATACTAATCCTCCTGAACTCGTGGCTGTGAAATCTTTTCTTAATGAAGTAGAGACGAATGCTAATCGTGCA GTTGTTACTGAGCCAAAGCCGACAAGAGAACCTAGAAAAGCATGGCACCAACTATTTGCCCGTTCAACTTCTGTTCCTGCTTCCTCGATTGATAGTACTATAAGTAGACCTAGTACAAAGCCCCAGGAAGCTTCTCAGACCTCACATGTATCCAGTCAAGTTTCCTCAACACGAACCTTTGACAATCCTATCAGTTTTGGTCTTCCATCACCATTTGCGATACCAGAGTGCTCTAGTGGACCCATTACCAGTAGTTTAGGTTTCTCACCCCCAACAGAGATTGCTTTCACTCAACCTGGTGAAGATGAACATTTTGAAGATCCGTGTTATGTTCCGGATCCAATATCTCTACTGGGACCTGTTTCAAAGTCACTTGATTTAAGGGGTGGGTATGAAACTGGCATAGGACTGGTAAAACACCGTGCAATGAAGAATTCACCTGCTTGTGAAATCAGCAAGCCGTCCCCAATAGAATCTCCTTTGTCCAAATCACGGGCTGCGGATGAAAAACAAGCTAATGATGGAAGCTGGCAAATGTGGAAGAGCCCCCTCGGCCAAACTGGTCTTGGTTTGGTTGGTGGGTCAGCAAACTGGATCATACCTTCAGAGACAACTAGAGCTAACGAGGAAAGTGGTATGCATCATGTACCTCAGCATATAACATCCTCATTATTTGCAAAAGAGGATGCTTATTCACATAGGGACAGTCCTGAAAGTGATCACCAGAACAGCGTATTCAGCCCCATTACTGGTGGTCCAAGCAACCATGATCCTTGGTCGCAGAATATGTTCTTCCCTGCATTATCTGGCACGGAGAGTCCTTTTTCTTATAGCATACAAACAGAAAGCATTCTCTTGAACAATGCAGCGGAGTACAGGAGTCCAACTGGATCTGCTCAAAACAATCCATTTGAACACCCTTCTCCGAATCACTGGCTCAA GAAGGTGAAGGGCTCAGGAGATGGGACTGGGAAGTAA
- the LOC108809731 gene encoding uncharacterized protein LOC108809731: MPCLYITTNVNMEGVDTDPFYLEVTKAVASIVGRPQNLVMVVLKGSIEIVFGGNKEAAAYAEIVSMGGITKQIKRQLIATVGSVLHSHFSIHPTRFILKVFDMQALPLPSKL, encoded by the exons ATGCCTTGTCTTTACATTACTACAAACGTGAATATGGAGGGCGTTGACACCGATCCGTTCTACTTGGAAGTCACGAAAGCCGTCGCTTCCATCGTCGGACGGCCTCAGAAT TTGGTGATGGTGGTGCTGAAGGGATCAATAGAGATAGTGTTCGGTGGGAACAAAGAAGCAGCTGCATATGCAGAGATTGTGTCTATGGGAGGCATCACTAAACAAATTAAGAGACAGCTTATCGCAACCGTTGGTTCTGTTCTCCACTCTCATTTTTCTATTCATCCTACTCGTTTTATCTTAAAAGTTTTTGATATGCAAGCTTTGCCTCTTCCTTCCAAGCTATAG
- the LOC108809033 gene encoding non-specific lipid-transfer protein 5: MEGLLKLSTLVIVCMLVSAPMASEAAISCGAVASNLGQCINYLTRGGFVPRGCCSGVRRLNGMARTTRDRQQACRCIQGAARALGSRLNPGRAARLPGACRVRIAYPISARTNCNKVR; the protein is encoded by the exons ATGGAGGGGCTCTTAAAGTTGTCGACGTTGGTGATTGTGTGCATGTTAGTGTCCGCTCCAATGGCGTCCGAGGCAGCAATCTCTTGTGGCGCCGTCGCAAGCAACTTAGGCCAATGTATTAACTACCTGACCCGAGGTGGTTTCGTTCCTCGAGGGTGTTGTTCTGGCGTTAGGAGGCTAAACGGCATGGCTCGCACCACCCGTGACCGCCAACAAGCTTGTCGCTGCATCCAAGGAGCAGCTAGAGCCTTGGGTTCCAGACTTAACCCAGGACGTGCTGCTCGTCTTCCTGGTGCTTGCCGTGTTAGGATCGCTTACCCCATCAGCGCAAGAACCAACTGTAACAA AGTCAGGTGA
- the LOC108813639 gene encoding probable serine/threonine-protein kinase WNK5, protein MYTTETDDYVETDPSGRYGRFREVLGKGAMKTVYKAFDQVLGMEVAWNQVKLNDIFRSHEALQRLYSEVHLLKNLNHDSIIRYCTSWIDVTRRTFNFITELFTSGTLREYRRKYQKVDIRAVKSWSRQILNGLAYMHGHDPPVIHRDLKCDNIFVNGHLGQVKIGDLGLAAVLRESQQAHSVIGTPEFMAPELYDEEYNQLVDIYSFGMCVLEMLTGEYPYVECDNPAQIYKKVTSGTLPRSFRLIQNTEAQRFVGKCLETVSKRLSATELLEDPFLAMTDEIDLAPLSRLPSQLAIQNLAANGTVVEPLLPSVTDPTRTTDMSITGRMNSEDHTIFLQVQISDGNGYMRNIHFPFSIVSDTPLEVALEMVKELEITDWDPLVIAAMIENEISLLVPNWSAHGDPSLLHHSFGHEDDDDDNGEGGGGRRTTRPFYSAACSLVAVNTAHEEDPSLPHDTFGHEVDDDNGEGRGRTTPTFYSAYCSPDPTVAVEDDDKAHEDPSLQHQSFGHEDDDDDNVQGGVQRTLPFSSASASSSYNSPVAVTDNDNTHEEDPSLPHNSFGLEDDDDNGGRVGERTHPYSTTSSSHGSLVAVKDNNNNNNDGSSNDGAGSGRGSNTLLSTSTYQHSPPVDDDDQSPHQRRRRLRLHKMRSLVDTRTQVLHRSLMELINRHTRRGRGSNTNLNELQHKSVADLLRRS, encoded by the exons ATGTACACGACGGAGACTGATGATTACGTTGAGACTGATCCTTCCGGTCGCTATGGTCGt TTCAGGGAAGTACTCGGCAAAGGAGCAATGAAGACGGTTTACAAAGCCTTCGACCAAGTCCTAGGAATGGAAGTGGCGTGGAACCAAGTCAAGCTCAACGACATCTTCCGATCGCACGAGGCCTTACAACGCCTCTACTCCGAGGTCCACCTCCTCAAGAACCTCAACCACGACTCCATCATCCGCTACTGCACTTCCTGGATCGACGTCACCCGCAGAACGTTCAACTTCATCACCGAGCTCTTCACCTCAGGCACGCTCAGAGAGTATCGAAGGAAGTATCAGAAGGTCGATATCCGCGCCGTCAAGAGCTGGTCGCGCCAGATTTTGAACGGTCTTGCTTACATGCACGGGCATGATCCTCCTGTTATTCACAGAGACCTTAAATGTGATAATATCTTTGTTAATGGTCATCTTGGGCAAGTCAAGATTGGTGATTTGGGTTTAGCTGCTGTTCTCCGAGAGTCACAGCAAGCTCACAGCGTCATAGGAACGCCTGAGTTCATGGCGCCAGAGTTATATGATGAAGAATACAACCAGCTTGTTGACATTTATTCGTTTGGTATGTGCGTCTTGGAGATGCTTACCGGTGAGTACCCTTACGTTGAATGCGACAACCCTGCGCAGATATACAAGAAAGTTACATCG GGGACGTTGCCTCGATCTTTCCGTCTCATTCAAAACACGGAGGCTCAGCGTTTTGTTGGTAAGTGCTTGGAAACTGTTTCAAAGAGATTGTCTGCAACGGAGCTCCTGGAGGACCCGTTCCTCGCCATGACTGATGAGATAGATTTAGCGCCTCTTTCTAGATTGCCCTCACAGCTAGCTATTCAGAACTTGGCTGCTAATGGAACCGTGGTGGAGCCTCTGCTGCCTTCAGTGACTGATCCAACTAGGACGACGGATATGTCGATAACAGGAAGGATGAACTCAGAAGACCACACCATCTTTCTTCAAGTGCAGATTTCAGATGGCAATG GTTACATGAGGAACATTCACTTCCCTTTCAGCATTGTAAGCGACACACCGCTTGAAGTAGCTTTGGAGATGGTGAAAGAGCTTGAGATCACTGATTGGGATCCTTTGGTGATCGCTGCAATGATAGAAAATGAGATATCTTTGCTTGTACCAAACTGGAGTGCACATGGGGACCCTTCTCTCCTGCACCACAGCTTTggtcatgaagatgatgatgacgacaATGGCGAGGGAGGTGGTGGACGAAGAACAACACGCCCTTTCTACTCTGCTGCTTGCTCTCTTGTAGCAGTTAACACTGCCCATGAGGAGGACCCTTCTCTCCCGCACGACACCTTTGGTCATGAAGTTGATGACGACAATGGTGAGGGAAGAGGACGAACGACACCAACTTTCTACTCTGCTTATTGCTCCCCCGATCCTACTGTGGCAGTTGAGGACGACGACAAGGCCCATGAGGACCCTTCTCTCCAGCACCAAAGCTTTggtcatgaagatgatgatgacgacaATGTCCAGGGAGGAGTACAGAGAACACTCCCTTTCTCCTCtgcttctgcttcttcctcttaCAACTCTCCTGTAGCAGTTACAGATAACGACAACACCCATGAGGAGGACCCTTCTCTCCCGCACAACAGCTTTGGTCTTGAAGATGATGACGACAATGGCGGAAGAGTAGGAGAAAGAACACACCCTTACTCAACTACTTCCTCCTCTCATGGCTCTCTTGTAGCAGttaaagacaacaacaacaacaacaacgatgGTTCAAGTAACGATGGTGCTGGCAGTGGCAGAGGCTCTAACACTTTGTTGAGTACTTCGACATACCAACACTCTCCTCccgttgatgatgatgatcaaagTCCGCATCAACGGAGGAGAAGGTTAAGGTTACATAAGATGAGATCGCTTGTGGATACGAGAACGCAGGTGCTGCACCGATCGCTCATGGAGTTGATCAACAGGCACACCAGGCGCGGGCGTGGCTCTAATACGAACTTGAATGAGTTACAACATAAATCGGTTGCTGACTTGTTGAGACGATCTTGA